The Oncorhynchus tshawytscha isolate Ot180627B linkage group LG05, Otsh_v2.0, whole genome shotgun sequence genome includes a window with the following:
- the soat1 gene encoding sterol O-acyltransferase 1 isoform X2, producing MESGDDSVLRCRSALPKMPTISDLGGEGSNGEIHSNGKMEVERLISKKLQLKRKAEHLKFDLMRQFDSQVLEFMDSLIEESASLEPAPVPAVFSPPLSDKERSKLRHLQGSSQGQGKQFVFRRSLLDELFEVNHIRTIYHMFIALLILFILSTLVVDFIDEGRLVLDFDLLVYVFGQFPLVVITWICMFLSVLVVPYSLFHTWASHYHESRHGTLWSLLLGALFLLYQGLGLGFLPTFVVVKNSFPPASCFIIILEQVRLMMKAHSYIRENVPKVLALAKDKSSSSPVSPLIPQLSHYIYFLFAPTLIYRDKYPRNPIIRWSYVASKLLQVLGCLFYAYYVFVRLCIPQFRSISQQLFDLRAMVLCVFNSILPGVLVLFLAFFAFLHCWLNAFAEMLRFADRMFYKDWWNSTSFANYYRTWNVVVHDWLYYYVYCDFLWMSKKRFRAAGMLLVFTMSAVVHEYILAICFGFFYPVLFCLFMCFGMMFNFILHDRRKGPIWNVIMWTALFLGQGVIICLYSQEWYAQRYCPLQEPSFLELLKPRSWSCHLQTNPAVDS from the exons ATGGAGAGTGGGGATGACAGTGTCCTGCGCTGCCGCAGCGCTTTACCTAAGATGCCCACCATTTCAGACCTGGGTGGAGAGGGCAGCAATGGAGAGATCCACAGTAATG GAAAAATGGAAGTGGAGCGACTCATCAGCAAGAAACTCCAACTGAAGAGGAAAGCAGAG CACTTGAAGTTTGACCTGATGAGGCAGTTTGACTCCCAGGTGTTGGAGTTCATGGACAGTCTGATAGAGGAATCGGCCAGCCTGGAGCCTGCTCCTGTCCCTGctgtcttctcccctcctctgtccGATAAAGAGAGGAGTAAGCTCAG GCATCTCCAAGGGTCATCCCAGGGCCAAGGCAAACAGTTTGTGTTCCGGAGGTCCTTGTTAGA TGAGCTGTTTGAAGTGAACCACATCCGGACCATCTACCACATGTTCATTGCCCTGCTGATCCTCTTCATCCTCAGCACCCTGGTGGTTGACTTCATCGATGAAGGCAG ATTGGTGCTCGACTTTGACCTGCTGGTCTATGTATTTGGACAGTTCCCCCTGGTGGTGATTACCTGGATCTGCATGTTCCTTTCAGTGCTGGTGGTGCCCTACAGCCTGTTCCACACCTGGGCCTCTCACTACCATGAGTCCCGCCATGGGACCCTGTGGTCTCTTCTACTGGGCGCTCTCTTCCTGCTCTACCAGGGCCTGGGCCTAGGCTTCCTGCCTACCTTTGTGGTGGTGAAGAACAGCTTTCCCCCTGCATCCTGCTTCATCATCATCCTGGAACAG GTGCGCTTGATGATGAAGGCACACTCTTATATCAGGGAGAATGTCCCCAAAGTTCTGGCTTTGGCAAAAGACAAATCCA gctcctccccagtctctccacTCATCCCACAGCTGAGCCACTATATCTACTTCCTCTTTGCTCCCACCCTTATTTACAGAGATAAATATCCCAG GAATCCCATTATCAGGTGGAGTTATGTGGCTTCTAAGTTATTACAG GTTCTAGGATGTCTCTTCTATGCCTACTATGTGTTTGTGCGCCTCTGCATCCCACAGTTCCGCAGCATCAGCCAGCAACTGTTTGACCTGCGGGCCATGGTCCTGTGTGTGTTCAACTCTATCCTGCCAG gagttCTGGTTCTCTTCTtggccttttttgccttcctgCACTGCTGGCTCAATGCCTTTGCTGAGATGCTGCGGTTTGCTGACAGGATGTTTTACAAG GATTGGTGGAACTCCACATcctttgccaattactaccgcaCCTGGAATGTGGTGGTACACGACTGGCTGTATTACTATGTGTACTGTGACTTCCTATGG ATGTCGAAGAAGAGATTTCGGGCGGCAGGCATGTTATTGGTCTTCACTATGTCTGCAGTAGTACATGAGTACATCTTGGCGATCTGCTTCGGCTTCTTCTACccagtcctcttctgcctcttcaTGTGCTTCGGAA TGATGTTTAACTTCATTCTTCATGACCGGAGAAAAGGCCCAATTTGGAACGTGATCATGTGGACTGCTCTGTTCCTCGGTCAGGGGGTCATCATCTGCCTCTACTCCCAGGAGTGGTATGCACAGCGCTACTGCCCCCTTCAGGAG CCCTCTTTCCTAGAGCTGCTGAAGCCGCGTTCCTGGAGCTGTCACCTCCAGACCAACCCAGCAGTCGACTCTTGA
- the soat1 gene encoding sterol O-acyltransferase 1 isoform X1 — protein MEVERLISKKLQLKRKAEHLKFDLMRQFDSQVLEFMDSLIEESASLEPAPVPAVFSPPLSDKERSKLRHLQGSSQGQGKQFVFRRSLLDELFEVNHIRTIYHMFIALLILFILSTLVVDFIDEGRLVLDFDLLVYVFGQFPLVVITWICMFLSVLVVPYSLFHTWASHYHESRHGTLWSLLLGALFLLYQGLGLGFLPTFVVVKNSFPPASCFIIILEQVRLMMKAHSYIRENVPKVLALAKDKSSSSPVSPLIPQLSHYIYFLFAPTLIYRDKYPRNPIIRWSYVASKLLQVLGCLFYAYYVFVRLCIPQFRSISQQLFDLRAMVLCVFNSILPGVLVLFLAFFAFLHCWLNAFAEMLRFADRMFYKDWWNSTSFANYYRTWNVVVHDWLYYYVYCDFLWMSKKRFRAAGMLLVFTMSAVVHEYILAICFGFFYPVLFCLFMCFGMMFNFILHDRRKGPIWNVIMWTALFLGQGVIICLYSQEWYAQRYCPLQEPSFLELLKPRSWSCHLQTNPAVDS, from the exons ATGGAAGTGGAGCGACTCATCAGCAAGAAACTCCAACTGAAGAGGAAAGCAGAG CACTTGAAGTTTGACCTGATGAGGCAGTTTGACTCCCAGGTGTTGGAGTTCATGGACAGTCTGATAGAGGAATCGGCCAGCCTGGAGCCTGCTCCTGTCCCTGctgtcttctcccctcctctgtccGATAAAGAGAGGAGTAAGCTCAG GCATCTCCAAGGGTCATCCCAGGGCCAAGGCAAACAGTTTGTGTTCCGGAGGTCCTTGTTAGA TGAGCTGTTTGAAGTGAACCACATCCGGACCATCTACCACATGTTCATTGCCCTGCTGATCCTCTTCATCCTCAGCACCCTGGTGGTTGACTTCATCGATGAAGGCAG ATTGGTGCTCGACTTTGACCTGCTGGTCTATGTATTTGGACAGTTCCCCCTGGTGGTGATTACCTGGATCTGCATGTTCCTTTCAGTGCTGGTGGTGCCCTACAGCCTGTTCCACACCTGGGCCTCTCACTACCATGAGTCCCGCCATGGGACCCTGTGGTCTCTTCTACTGGGCGCTCTCTTCCTGCTCTACCAGGGCCTGGGCCTAGGCTTCCTGCCTACCTTTGTGGTGGTGAAGAACAGCTTTCCCCCTGCATCCTGCTTCATCATCATCCTGGAACAG GTGCGCTTGATGATGAAGGCACACTCTTATATCAGGGAGAATGTCCCCAAAGTTCTGGCTTTGGCAAAAGACAAATCCA gctcctccccagtctctccacTCATCCCACAGCTGAGCCACTATATCTACTTCCTCTTTGCTCCCACCCTTATTTACAGAGATAAATATCCCAG GAATCCCATTATCAGGTGGAGTTATGTGGCTTCTAAGTTATTACAG GTTCTAGGATGTCTCTTCTATGCCTACTATGTGTTTGTGCGCCTCTGCATCCCACAGTTCCGCAGCATCAGCCAGCAACTGTTTGACCTGCGGGCCATGGTCCTGTGTGTGTTCAACTCTATCCTGCCAG gagttCTGGTTCTCTTCTtggccttttttgccttcctgCACTGCTGGCTCAATGCCTTTGCTGAGATGCTGCGGTTTGCTGACAGGATGTTTTACAAG GATTGGTGGAACTCCACATcctttgccaattactaccgcaCCTGGAATGTGGTGGTACACGACTGGCTGTATTACTATGTGTACTGTGACTTCCTATGG ATGTCGAAGAAGAGATTTCGGGCGGCAGGCATGTTATTGGTCTTCACTATGTCTGCAGTAGTACATGAGTACATCTTGGCGATCTGCTTCGGCTTCTTCTACccagtcctcttctgcctcttcaTGTGCTTCGGAA TGATGTTTAACTTCATTCTTCATGACCGGAGAAAAGGCCCAATTTGGAACGTGATCATGTGGACTGCTCTGTTCCTCGGTCAGGGGGTCATCATCTGCCTCTACTCCCAGGAGTGGTATGCACAGCGCTACTGCCCCCTTCAGGAG CCCTCTTTCCTAGAGCTGCTGAAGCCGCGTTCCTGGAGCTGTCACCTCCAGACCAACCCAGCAGTCGACTCTTGA